Genomic DNA from Chlorogloeopsis sp. ULAP01:
ATTGGCTGCAAGATACTGGTGCGAGTTTTAAATTGGTTCCCCAGCAAATTCAAGTAGCAGCAAATCGCAACCAGCCCGATCGCTTTTTAGAAGCAGCATTTCAACGCTTGCTAGAAGGAACTGCACAGGGAAATAACTCTACCACTATACCACCAGGCACCAAATTGCTAGGTGTAGATGTAGAAAACGATAGTGTTCGCGTCAATTTATCTGAAGAATTTAGCAAAGGGGGTGGCAGCGCCTCTATGATGGGTCGCATAGGGCAAGTTGTTTACACCGCTACGAGTTTAAATCCAAATGCCAAGGTTTACATTGATGTCAATGGCAGACAGTTGGATGTTCTAGGTGGTGAAGGTGTGGAGTTAGAGCAGCCACTTACCCGTGAAAGTTTTGATCGAGACTATCAGCTTTAGTCACTAGTCCTCTGTCATTTGTCCTTGGTTTTTACACTAATGACTAATGACTAATGACTAATCTACTGACTTAGGGCTTGCCATTCAAGACGCGAAAATTACGGGCTTGTTGTTCTAACCTGGTGGCAAGGCGATCGCAAACTCGATTGCACAATTCAAAAATCATTTCATCTTCCACCCGATAGTAGGCACAGGTTCCCTCACTGCGGCGGCTGAGAATTCCCGCTTGCCACATTACCTTCAGGTGCTTTGATACATTTGCCTGAGACGTTTGGGTTGCCTCTACCAATTCTTGTACGCATTTTTCTTCATCCCGCAATAAATGTAACAACCGCAGGCGCATTGGCTCACTCAACAAGCCGAAATATTCAGCCACTTGTTGTACAACTTCTGTTGGTACAGGCAACGTTTGTTTCATCAGGATTGTCCCGGAACAAATGAACAGAAAAATTTTAACAATCGGATATTCCTTATATAGATTAATACTTAATCTGGATTAATTCGCATTAGAGGCTGACCATATTCTACAGGTTCGCCATTTTGAACGAGAATTTCAATGATTTGCCCGGATACTTCAGCTTCGATTTCATTCATCAGCTTCATAGCTTCAATGATGCACACTGTTTGTCCGCTACGGATGCGATCGCCTACTTCTACAAACGGTGCTTCACCAGGAGCAGAGGCACGGTAAAAAGTTCCCACCATCGGTGAAGTGACTTCTAGATATTTTTTTTGCTCAATCGGTGATGGGGCGGCTGACGGCGGTGTGCTTGTGCTGGTAGGTGGTTCGTAGGTACGACTTACTTCTGTGGTTGGAGGCGCTGTTGTTGAGGGTGCAATTGGCGAAACAGACGACAATCCTGTACTTACTCCAACACCTGTAGTGGCGATCGCAGCTTTACGTACTGTGATTTCAAAATCATCGCTTTTGAGCGTTACTTCTGTAATGTCAGTTTGTGCAATAGTCGTCAATAACTGACGAATTTCATTAAAGTCTAATGGCACAGCTTTTATAACCTCATAATTACAATACAGGTAGTAGATAAAATTATGGGCAGTGTTTAATATATTACACGGGGCAGGGAGTTAAATCCCCGTTAGCGATGGAAATCAGGATTTCCATCTTTGCTGAGTTACAACTTATTCCCTGCCCAAGTACGAATCGTTACGAGTATCAATGCGAATACGTTCTCCCTGGGTGATAAACAGAGGAACCATCACAATAGCACCAGTTTCTAGGGTTGCAGGTTTACTGCCTCCTGTTGCAGTATCGCCTTTGACGCCAGGATCTGTCTGTACTACTTCTAACACCACAGAGTTAGGCAGTTCTACTTCTAGTACTTGATCGCCCCAACGAACGACGTTAGCTTCCATACCTTCTTTAAGATATTTAACGCGATCGCCAATCTGGGCTGCACTCAATCTACCTTCTTCGTAGGTTTCCATATCCATAAAGACGTATTCATCACCCTCTTTATAGGTATGCTGCATCGTGCTTTTTTCTAGAGTAGCTTGCGGTACAGTTTCCCCGGCTCGGAACGTTCTTTCTACTACGCTCCCACTCTGAACATTTTTCAATTTTGTCCGCACAAAGGCGGAACCTTTGCCTGGCTTGACGTGGAGGAATTCCACTACCCGCCATACAGATCCATCTAAAACAATTGAGACACCAGGTCGAAAGTCGTTACTGGAGATCATGAAGCTTTAAAACTTTGGAAGACAATCGGCATTTATTGTACCCCTCAACAGGAGAAATTAATCATTAGTCATGATTTATTAGCCATTAATACTTAAAAGTTTTGGAGATGTGTTATTAAGTTCACGCTTCCTAAATTTGCGATCGGGCTTTTACTAACTTTCTGCGATCGCAAGCTGAATCCGAAAAGTTTCCATACCTCATCTGAAAATAAGCACTAGAGGCTAATGGTTAGGGAATAATTGCCACTCTGAAGAAAGCTATAGATTTTTGGATATAAAAATGCTATATCACTAACTGCGAATAAAAAAAACAGCAGCAATGATAATTAAGCCCAGAAGTACCAAGGGAACCCAGAGATTAGGGAGATCTTCAAAACTCATAAGCAAAAAATGAGGGATTAGGGATTAGGAAAGCTTGAAGAGGAGGAGCTAGTACGGTGGTGAACCAGCACTGCAAAGAGAAGTCGGAGCGGCTACTTACCCCACGGAAAGCCCAACTACGTCTGTCTAGGTGTCTACTGCCGTTAGCGTAAAGTTCTGCGGGCATGGCTGCGCTGATGGCGTAAGCGTGTCGCTTTGCGACTAACGGAACATCAAAAAGGGCAACACGAGCATATATGACTGGTGTAGACGAGTAGACGCAGAGCGGCGTATCCATTGGTAGCAATTCAGCGAAAGTAAGGGTTTCTGGCATAAAGGAGCGTAAGCGGGTTAAGTGCGTTATGGTGACTGGCGTCAACTAGCGTGGGTAGACAAGGGTAATCGTGATTCGTGATCCTTATCTCCGTGTCCTTCAGCCTTCTTTCCTGCTGCCTTTTACTGAATTAATTCGTTATCTTTCAGGTAGTCTATTGCTGCCTCTAATTTTGAGGAATATCTCTCGGCAAACCTTTCAAACCAGAGCCCTTCTGGCGAGAATGGATCTAATTTTGCTAACCAATCTTGAGCAAATTCTCTTAAAGCTTGCAATTGCTTTGCTTGAATTTGTTCTTGCTGAAACTTTTCCTGCTCTAGCTGTTGCTGTTTGCTTAACTCGTCAGCTTGCTCCCGTTCCTGAAAATCAGCTTTGACTTGTGCCAACAAATTATCTATCGAAGATGATGATTTTCGAGGCGATTGAGTGTACTGTGTGCTTGGAGATGGCTTTAAATGTTGCTGTTCGTGTTTACTTTCTTGATATTCAGCTTTCAGTTCAGCTAACAACTTATCAATTGAATCCATATTAAATCCTCAAAATTATTATAAATCCAATATTCCTCCTCAATTTGGTCAAGTGATAGTGACAATTGAAGTTCAAATTTTATTTGAAATTGAATTTATTAGGAGCCACACCACAGGCGGTGTACCATCTCAAATCCTCTTTACTTCTGCCACGCCACTTGACGCCAGTCGCACTCGACGCGGCGAACCTGCAAGGGCGCTTACGCTCCTTTATGGCGGGAAACCCGCCCAACGCAGTGGCTCCTCTGCCTTCTGCCTTGTTTCTTAAAAGAAAAGTTAATCATTAATTGCATTGAGTAATACTTCTGATAAACTCATGTCTTCCATATCTTCCATAGTTACGGTGTCACAAATATCAAATTTTGCACCAGCACCTTGTAGCTCATCGTCTAATACTTTCAAAAAGCGAGTAGCTTGTTGATCTGTACCAACTTGAATAAAAGAAATAGCTAACTCTTCATCACGCTCCATACGGCGAGAAGCTTCAATTATCACTTTCATGACTGCTTTACGGTCATCTGGCTCACCATCAGTAACGACTAATATAGTTTCACCATTTGGCTTAGTTTGACCAGCAGCTTTACGTTCAAAATAGCTATCAGTTGCATGTTTCAATACTCCAGCCAAATCTGTGCTACCAGCAGGATCATTTTCTTGGAAAATTTGTGAAACTTTACTTGATGTCACATTTTCATAGCGCTTGAATCTACCAGAGAAAACGTACACAGTAATCCCATCTGGATCTAATTGCTCACATTTACTTGCCAATGCAAAGGTTGATTCTTGAGATGTGATCCATCTGGTTCTACCACCTTTTTGATCTGGTGTTGCCATGCTGCCACTTTTATCGATAATTAGCGTATAATCACGATTTTCCAGCATTGATTATTTCTCCAATCAAGAGTCAAGAGTCAAGAGACAAAACCTTGAAAATCTGAAATAAATTAATCAGTTACCGCATTCATTAATATTTCTGAAAGGCTCATCTCTTCCATATCATCGAGAGTTACCGTATCGCAGATATCAAACTTTGCACCAACATTTTGCATTTGGTCATCTAAAGCTTTGAGAAACTTAGTTGCTTGAGAATCAGAACCTACTTGAATAAGTGAAATTCCCAATTCTTCATCACGTTCCATTTTTTGAGTTGCATTAATGATGACTTCAAATACTGCCTTGCGATCATCAGGTTCACCATCGGTAATTACTAAAATTGTTTCGCCATTTGGCTTAGTTTTACCAGCAGCTTTGCGTTGGAAGTAATTATTAGTAGCATCTTGCAGTACACCTGCCAAATTTGTTGTGCCAGCAGGATCATTTTCGCGAAATATTTGTTCTACTTTAGCTGAAGTTACATCATCGTAGCGTTTGAATCTACCAGAAAATACGTAGATAGTAATACCATCAGGGTCAAATTGTTCACATTTTCTTGCTAGGGCAAGAGTAGACTCTTGAGCAATCTCCCATCTACTTTTACCACCCACTTGGTCGGGAGTGGACATACTACCGCTTTTATCGATGATTAGAGTGTAGTCGCGATCGCTCATCATAATTTCCTTTAATTTTTACCCTGTGGTTCTAGTCTAAACTGTTGGTCAATACTAAGACAGCTGCCCAGAAGGGTTTGTAATAATGATTTAGCTAGCTCAATACAAATTACTTTTTCTATACAAGCAAAATTTTTATCAGGCAATAACTCAGTTGTCACAAAAGATACTGACTGTACCTTTGATATGCTGAGTTCTCTTCAACCCTTCTTGAAGCTTCACTTTCCCTTGTTTCCTCCATCCAGAGGATTAGCATAAAAACCCAAATGATTAGCAACTGGACGCTCGCGCATAGGTAATTTAGTATGTATTGGAGCATTTAACACTTTTGCTCCCTGCCTGGTTGCCATCACTAGCGTAGTCGAACCACCGCCATCTAGGTTGAGTGCTGTATATGCACCTAGATCCATAACAATATCAGTCAATTCGCTTATCTTTACTCCTTCACTGTAAAGGGGCTGTTTGCCATCAACGGTAATTAGCCAGAGTTTTTTACCTTCTTTATCTATAGCTACAGCCATACGCGGATAGGGTTTGTCATTGGAGTCTTGGAGAAACTTGACTTTCGGCTTACCGCGCTCAATCAAAATTTTACTACCTGCAATAGCTTGGATTGTATCCATGGGACACTTGCCACTATCGAAAATTTGGGCGCGGTTGCTTTGAGAAAAACACAAAACTCGCCAGCCACCCTCTGTTTTAGAATAGCGATATCCATTAGAGATAACTTCACCCAGAGGATGAGAAGGATCACCACTGCGAGGATAGTAATGCCAAGGAGCTTTTTCCTCAAAATGATGGAAGTAGCTACCATTAACTGCCAATTGGAGTTTAAATTCACGCAAAAATTCTGAAGTTGTGCTGGCGCTAGTTTCTCTATCACTGCCAAGTGGCATTCCGGGAGTAACCAAAGGTTTCACTCCTGGTACAGTTAAGTCAACACTGACAATATGGATAATTATGGGACGTGGTGTAAAACGCGCATAGCGCTTATAGACAATGCCACGAAACAATACTTGCTCCTTCTCAGTCTGGGGTGGGCGTAAGAAGTGCAATGAACTATATAGTATCAATGGTAACAATAGTAGGCTCGTACCAGCACTTAACAAATATTGTTTCATGGGTTGCAGGATGTGGGGTGTTTATTGACTTGGTTCATCACATTTTCCCCATTGTCTGGATCGCAGATTGATACGGATTACTAGATGACACGGATAAGAAAATAGGGTAGATAGTGAAGTAAATGAGTTATTGATGAGATTCTTTCTCTGCTGTGCAAGTTTTTTGGTGTTATTTTTTAACCTGTCTCATCAGTGTTCTACATTACAAGCCTTTTGAAAGTTAGGCTTTTGCTACCAAAGTTTATCAGTAATCCAACTTCTAATCTATAGGCTTTTAAATAGTTGAGGGCTTGGGCTAAGTGGACATCTTCTAGTTGAATGACAGCTTTTAGTTCTACAAGAATTTTGTTTTCAACTACAAAGTCGGCTCTACGTGTACCGATAGGTTTGGGTAAGTTTTTATAGTAAATATGTTGTTCTATTTCGCGGGCAAATTCTAGTTTTGCTTGACGCATCTCGTAGGCTAAGGCACGTTGGTAGATGACTTCTTGGAAGCCGTTACCTAAAAATTTATGGACTTCAAAGGAAGCTCCGATAACTTTTTGGGTGATTTCGGCATATTTTAGGCTATTCATTGCCTTGATCACTGTTTTTCACGGATTATTAAAATGATACAGATTTTGCATCCGTGTCATCCTTAAATCCGTCTCATCCGTGATCCAGATTTTGGTGTTGATTTATGGCTTTGTATTTATCGCCCTTTTATTCTAGAGCTGATATTTCTGCGTCCATGTCACTGAGAACTAACTTGATTGATCATGAAAAATCAAAGTCCTCTCAATTTTGCTCATCAAAATTTGCGAAATCGTTCGTTTCGGGGACAAAACTTGATTGGTGCAGATTTTAGCGGTTCAGATATTCGAGGTTGTGATTTTAGTTATGCCTTATTGCAGGGAGCTAATTTCAAACAAGTTAAGGCTGGTCAAACTTTTGGGCATTTAATTTTTATAGCATCTGTTGCAGTGCTTGTGGCGATCGCAACATTTCACGCTATTAGCCAACTGATTTTTAGTGCTGTTGGTGTTACTCCAGACGAACCAGCTTGGATTTATACTCTGGCTTTGTTCTTCAGTTTACATTTGGCAGGAGTGAGTTCGGCAATTAGAGGCATGACTCACAACAGATATATCATCAAGTGCATTGCTACAGCAGTTTCGGGGGCAACATCAGCAGCATTACTGGTTTTATTTTATTTGCACGGAAATGCTGCAACGCTGAAGAATCCACAAAGTGCGGTTATGACGTTGGTTTTTGTTGCGATAGTAATGGCTATTGTGGGTTTTTACTCTACTAAAGGATTAGTAGCTGTTGGCATTGGAGTTGCAGGTGCAGTAGCGGCATACGGATTTACTTTTTTACTTGTGGGGGTAGCGAGCGCTTACCTTAGCACTCAAAACTTTGTTTGGGGATTGTTTTGGAGTGTTATGGCTTTAGGAGCGATCGCGCTGTTAATAATTTCCCTAAAGCAGTCTTTTAAAGATATGACAAGCTCTTTTGCGACATCTTTTCGCGGTGCTGACTTGACAAATGCTAATTTTGAAGGTGCCAAACTTGGGAATACAGATTTTTCTGGTGCAGAAAGCCGACACCCTTAAGGATGTCGCTACACGTACAAAGCCTGTGGGCTGATTTTAAAAGTTCGTTGCAGTTAATAATTAGTCATATTTAATAATCTTCGCAGAAATATTTTTACTTCTCTTTTGGCTTTTGATGAAATCTCAAAAAGTGTGTTAAAAATTTGGTCATTTGCATTGTAATACTATTTCACGAAAAGGCTGATATGGATGTACCCCACCGCCTACGGCACCTCCCCTTACTAAGGGGAGGTTGGGAGGGGTTGAATATGAATCACTCAAAAAGTGAAATGGTATAAGCAATGGTTGATTGAATTGTATTTTTACATTCAAAAAAATCAAAATAGCTGCTCTAACAAACTTAAAGAAATTCAAACTATATAAATCAACAGGGTAGTTTTATGACAGTAGCAGTCCTACAGGAAGATTTACAATTTATAGCGCAAATTTTGCAAGAACAGCTGCGGGCAGAAATTCCCTCTGGTGACTTCTTCCAAGTAAAGTGTGCAGTCAAAAACGATCAGATCTTGATTTTGGTTCAACATCCAGACGCTGTAACACCTGATACTGAAATTGTTTTTGCGGTGCTTGAGGAGGCACTATATTCACTACCAACCCACCGGGAGCAGCAGGTAGAACTCTTTTTGAGAGTAGCTGGAGTGAAATTACCTTACACGAAACGTTCCTTAATATGGAGTAATGCTAATCCACAGGAAATTAGAGAAGAATCTACGAGTGAACAAGTAGAAGTAATAGAAATATTGCAAGAAAAAGATGAGATGGAAAGTTCTCCAGCAATTTCTACTTCCAACTCCCACCCAAATCAACAGTTGTTACTCTCCAGTACTCCTGATTCCAAGCCAACACAACTGCAATTTCCTCCAATCACAGATATTCCTGTTGATGATGTTGATCAACAACAGGAGGAGCAATTTGATCCAATGGCAGGTGCGCCCGATTTTTCCTCCTATACAAAGCTCAAACAGAGAAGACAAATCCAAACTATTGTGTTAGGCGTATTTGCGATCGCTATTGCAGGTTTCGGTGGGGGAGCTTACTTGTTGACTCGCCCTTGTGTGATCTCTGAATGTAAAGAAATACAAACTGCACAAAATTTACAAAACTCATTGCGCCAATTAATCCGCAGCGTTAAATCTGAGCAAGAATTGACAAATATTCAACAGCAACTTTTGACAGCAAGTGT
This window encodes:
- a CDS encoding GerMN domain-containing protein: MNQQQGSNRISSGLIAVISATIVAVGGGVAWFVSSNNPSTVPSQQPNTPTQSLVGNEKTAQIYWLQDTGASFKLVPQQIQVAANRNQPDRFLEAAFQRLLEGTAQGNNSTTIPPGTKLLGVDVENDSVRVNLSEEFSKGGGSASMMGRIGQVVYTATSLNPNAKVYIDVNGRQLDVLGGEGVELEQPLTRESFDRDYQL
- a CDS encoding metalloregulator ArsR/SmtB family transcription factor, giving the protein MKQTLPVPTEVVQQVAEYFGLLSEPMRLRLLHLLRDEEKCVQELVEATQTSQANVSKHLKVMWQAGILSRRSEGTCAYYRVEDEMIFELCNRVCDRLATRLEQQARNFRVLNGKP
- the accB gene encoding acetyl-CoA carboxylase biotin carboxyl carrier protein, which codes for MPLDFNEIRQLLTTIAQTDITEVTLKSDDFEITVRKAAIATTGVGVSTGLSSVSPIAPSTTAPPTTEVSRTYEPPTSTSTPPSAAPSPIEQKKYLEVTSPMVGTFYRASAPGEAPFVEVGDRIRSGQTVCIIEAMKLMNEIEAEVSGQIIEILVQNGEPVEYGQPLMRINPD
- the efp gene encoding elongation factor P; its protein translation is MISSNDFRPGVSIVLDGSVWRVVEFLHVKPGKGSAFVRTKLKNVQSGSVVERTFRAGETVPQATLEKSTMQHTYKEGDEYVFMDMETYEEGRLSAAQIGDRVKYLKEGMEANVVRWGDQVLEVELPNSVVLEVVQTDPGVKGDTATGGSKPATLETGAIVMVPLFITQGERIRIDTRNDSYLGRE
- a CDS encoding VWA domain-containing protein, coding for MLENRDYTLIIDKSGSMATPDQKGGRTRWITSQESTFALASKCEQLDPDGITVYVFSGRFKRYENVTSSKVSQIFQENDPAGSTDLAGVLKHATDSYFERKAAGQTKPNGETILVVTDGEPDDRKAVMKVIIEASRRMERDEELAISFIQVGTDQQATRFLKVLDDELQGAGAKFDICDTVTMEDMEDMSLSEVLLNAIND
- a CDS encoding VWA domain-containing protein, yielding MMSDRDYTLIIDKSGSMSTPDQVGGKSRWEIAQESTLALARKCEQFDPDGITIYVFSGRFKRYDDVTSAKVEQIFRENDPAGTTNLAGVLQDATNNYFQRKAAGKTKPNGETILVITDGEPDDRKAVFEVIINATQKMERDEELGISLIQVGSDSQATKFLKALDDQMQNVGAKFDICDTVTLDDMEEMSLSEILMNAVTD
- a CDS encoding phosphodiester glycosidase family protein; translation: MKQYLLSAGTSLLLLPLILYSSLHFLRPPQTEKEQVLFRGIVYKRYARFTPRPIIIHIVSVDLTVPGVKPLVTPGMPLGSDRETSASTTSEFLREFKLQLAVNGSYFHHFEEKAPWHYYPRSGDPSHPLGEVISNGYRYSKTEGGWRVLCFSQSNRAQIFDSGKCPMDTIQAIAGSKILIERGKPKVKFLQDSNDKPYPRMAVAIDKEGKKLWLITVDGKQPLYSEGVKISELTDIVMDLGAYTALNLDGGGSTTLVMATRQGAKVLNAPIHTKLPMRERPVANHLGFYANPLDGGNKGK
- a CDS encoding GxxExxY protein, which encodes MNSLKYAEITQKVIGASFEVHKFLGNGFQEVIYQRALAYEMRQAKLEFAREIEQHIYYKNLPKPIGTRRADFVVENKILVELKAVIQLEDVHLAQALNYLKAYRLEVGLLINFGSKSLTFKRLVM
- a CDS encoding pentapeptide repeat-containing protein, which gives rise to MKNQSPLNFAHQNLRNRSFRGQNLIGADFSGSDIRGCDFSYALLQGANFKQVKAGQTFGHLIFIASVAVLVAIATFHAISQLIFSAVGVTPDEPAWIYTLALFFSLHLAGVSSAIRGMTHNRYIIKCIATAVSGATSAALLVLFYLHGNAATLKNPQSAVMTLVFVAIVMAIVGFYSTKGLVAVGIGVAGAVAAYGFTFLLVGVASAYLSTQNFVWGLFWSVMALGAIALLIISLKQSFKDMTSSFATSFRGADLTNANFEGAKLGNTDFSGAESRHP